The sequence TGGACCACCTTTGTTCAACTTAGCACATATTTGGGGACCTTAGCGGAAGGTCCGGGTTCTTTCCCTCTCGGACTGGGACCTTAGCACCCCAGCCCTCACTGCCAGTACCGTATCACGGCATTCGGAGTTCGTCAGGATTTGGTAGGATGTGACTCCCCCTAGTCCTATCGGTAGCTCTACCTCCGTAATACGTTCCCTGACGCTGTTCCTAAAAACATTTCGGGGAGTACGAGCTATTTCCCGGTTTGATTGGCCTTTCACCCCTACCCACAGGTCATCCGGAAGCTTTTCAACGCTTATCGGTTCGGTCCTCCACTCCGTTTTACCGGAGCTTCAACCTGCCCATGGGTAGATCACCAGGTTTCGCGTCTGCCCCCACTGACTATACGCCCTGTTCAGACTCGCTTTCGCTCCGGGTACGGCACTTAATGCCTTACCCTCGCCAGTGAGGAGCAACTCGTAGGCTCATTATGCAAAAGGCACGCCGTCATCCGACCTTGCGGCGGACTCCGACCGCTTGTAGGCGCACGGTTTCAGGTTCTGTTTCACCCCGTTGTTCACGGTACTTTTCACCTTTCCCTCACGGTACTTGTTCACTATCGGTCTCTCAGGAGTATTTAGCCTTACCGGATGGTGCCGGCAAATTCAACCGGGATTTCTCCTGTCCCGGCCTACTCAGGATACCCGCCACTTTGTAAAACTTTCCGTTACGGGGCTTTCACCCGCTATGGCCCGACTTCCCAGACGGTTCACGTTCGTTGTACAAAGTTTGTGCAGGTCCTATTACCCCGTACATGCCGTAACATGTACGGTTTGGGCTGCTCCGCTTTCGCTCGCCACTACTCACGGAATCACTGTTGTTTTCTCCTCCTATGGGTACTTAGATGTTTCAGTTCCCCACGTTCGCCTCCATTTATATGGATATCCCGATCTATCGGGATGGGTTGCCCCATTCGGACATCTGCGGATCATGTCGCCTGTGCCGATCCCCGCAGCTTTTCGCAGCTTGGCACGTCCTTCTTCGCCTCTGAGAGCCTAGGCATCCCCCGTGCGCCCTTGTTCACTTGCTCTTGTTTCTTGTTGTATTATCTCCAGTATGTCAAAGAACCTTGTGCTCCGTCACTCGACGGCGCAATGTTGAAGCGGTAAGACGATCTACGACCTTCAAAAGGGAAAAACCAGTTTCCAGAAAGGAGGTGTTCCAGCCGCACCTTCCGGTACGGCTACCTTGTTACGACTTAGCCCCAGTTACCGGTTCTACCCTAAACAGCTCCTTGACGGTTACTGCCTTCAGGTCTACCCGACTTCCATGGCTTGACGGGCGGTGTGTACAAGGTCCGGGAACGTATTCACCGCGCCATGGCTGATGCGCGATTACTAGCGATTCCAGCTTCACGGGGCCGAGTTGCAGGCCCCGATCCGAACTGAGACGCACTTTTAGAGGTTGGCTTACCGTTGCCGGACCGCTACCCGTTGTATGCGCCATTGTAGCACGTGTGTCGCCCTGGGCGTAAGGGCCATGATGACTTGACGTCGTCCCCTCCTTCCTCTCTGCTTGCGCAGGCAGTCTGTCCAGAGTCCCCAGCTTAACCTGATGGCAACTGGACACAGGGGTTGCGCTCGTTGCGGGACTTAACCCAACACCTCACGGCACGAGCTGACGACAGCCATGCAGCACCTTGCTTCGTGTTCCGAAGAAAACATCGGTCTCCCGATGCGGCACTCGCATTCTAGCCCAGGTAAGGTTCCTCGCGTATCATCGAATTAAACCACATGCTCCACCGCTTGTGCGGACCCCCGTCAATTCCTTTGAGTTTCACCGTTGCCGGCGTACTCCCCAGGTGGATCACTTAACGCTTTCGCTTGGCCACTACACCTTATCGGCATAACAGCGAGTGATCATCGTTTACGGCGTGGACTACCAGGGTATCTAATCCTGTTCGCTACCCACGCTTTCGTGCCTCAGCGTCAGTTGCCGATCAGTACAATGCCTTCGCTATCGGTGTTCCTTATGGTATCTATGCATTTCACCGCTACACCATAAATTCCATGTACCCCATCGGCACTCAAGCCCGACAGTATCAACGGCAGTTTCCCGGTTGAGCCGGAAACTTTCACCGCTGACTTACCGGGCCGCCTACGCACCCTTTAAACCCAATAAATCCGGACAACGCTTGCACCCTCCGTATTACCGCGGCTGCTGGCACGGAGTTAGCCGGTGCTTATTCGTACGGTACCGGCAATGTCCCACGCATGGGCCTTTTCTTCCCGTACAAAAGCAGTTTACAACCCGTAAGGCCGTCTTCCTGCACGCGGCATGGCTGGTTCAGGCTCCCGCCCATTGACCAATATTCCCTACTGCTGCCTCCCGTAGGAGTCTGGCCCGTATCTCAGTGCCAGTGTGGGGGACCTTCCTCTCAGAACCCCTAAGGATCGTCGCCTTGGTGCGCCGTTACCGCACCAACCAGCTAATCCTACGCATGCCCATCTTCCACCGATGAATCTTTAATATAGTACCGATGCCGGTCCAATATGCCATGGGGTATTAATCCGGGTTTCCCCGGGCTATCCCCCTGTGGAAGGTAGGTTGCATACGCGTTACGCACCCGTGCGCCACTCTCTCCCGAAACAAGTCCGGGATACCGTTCGACTTGCATGTATTAGGCCTGCCGCTAGCGTTCATCCTGAGCCAGGATCAAACTCTCCATTGTAAAGTATTTGTTGACGGTATCACCTGCATGTGCAGGCGTACCCCTTGTTCCTTACCGGATTACCCTTTGTCTATTTTGTCGTTTCGTCTTACACTACTTCAATGAACTTGTCCGTACCGCCTTCAGCGGTACCTTGCCGCAACCTTCCGTTGCCGTCCGACCTCCTTCTTCCCTTCCGCCCCACAAAGGTAGCGGAAAGAATTTCCTTTTGAAAAAGGTTTTTTCGATTTGTTTTTTGGAAGCGTTTCCACCTTATCGGAAAATCTTGTTCTGTGCCGCCCCGCGCCTTTCGCGCATCGGGAGGACAAAGGTAAAAGCTTTTTTCGTTCCCGCCAAAAACAATCCGTTATTTTTTTTCAACCCGTCCCGGTCATCTCCAATCCGCATCCCATACATCCCCTTGCCGACCGTGAACTCCGCCCCTGTCCGTCCAACAGGATCACAAAGGTACGAATCGATTTGAGATTAACAATAGGGTAATAGAAACTAAACCTTAAAAAATGTTAAAACACTCAAATACAAGCATATATTTTTCAACAAAATTAGCATTCGTCTACACGTGATAAAAAATCGTAAAGTTTAAACAAAAAAGGCAGCCGCTTGGCTGCCTCTTGATCTGTAATTTTATACACGGTATTGTTTAAAGTTCTCGGAGTTTAATATTTCTCCAATACACTTTAATCCCTCCGCCGTCATGGATCTGAAGGCAAATACCGCCTTCTCCTTCTCCTATTTTGGCATCGGCAAAATTTACCATTTCGGTTCCGTTCAACCAACTGGTTACTCGGTCACCTTCTACACGGATTTTCATTTTGTTCCATTCACCAAACTTCAAGGCTTTGTCCTTTTCTGGTTCAGGCTTCACTAACCAACCTCTGCCATAGGACTCATAGATCCCGCCAGTATCATGCCCAGGAGGGGCTACCTCTACTTGCCATCCAGACACCTTAGTGCCATCAACGGTGGAACGGATAAACACGCCACTATTACCATCCGCCCCTTGCTTAAACTCAAGCTCTAGTTCGAAATCCTTATAATGCTTGTCCGTCCCTAAGTAACCATAACCTTTGTCAGGACCACTTTCACACACTAATAAGCCATCTTCTACATACCACTTTTCTGTCCCATAAATAGTCCATCCAGTGAGATCCTTGCCATTAAACAGTTTCTCCTTTTTTCCTGCCAAACCACCTGCAGTAAGCACTACTACAATAGGAACAAGCAGCAGAAAGGTCTTTACATATTTCATAGTTTTCTAATTTTAATATTCTTGTACCAAGTTTTTGCACCGTGATCCTGCAGACCGATAAAGCCAGATTTGGCCACACCGTAATCAGGATAGTCCTTCCATTTTCCTTCTGATTTTCTCTTTTCCCAGTCCTCAGACCAAGGATCAAATGAAACGGTCATTTTACCATTAAGATAATACTCCGCTTTGTCCTCAGTAAAAACGATCCTGGTCGTATTCCATTCTCCTGCCGGCTTTACGGCTCCTTCAAAATCCGGTGTATACATCCCGTAATCCGCACCGATGGATTGCCACATTTCTAATTTCTGCGGAAAACCAATCTGGTCGATCACTTGGTATTCTGGAGCGGTATTATAAGGAGCTTCATGGGTAGATTCATCCACGATATGATAGAATATACCGCTGTTTCCTCCTTCAGCTATTTTCCAGTCTACCATCAATTCAAACTCTCCAAACTCTTCAGACCCGTAAACCACATCTCCACCGATATCTCCTCCTTTTCCTAAAGCAATAAAGTTACCATCTTCGATAATCCACCCGGAAGGAAGCTCTTCAGCATCATAGCCTCTCCACCCTTCGGCACTTCGCCCATCAAACAGCAGCTGCCATCCGGCAGATTTTTCATCTTCAGTAAGGGTATTGTCCTTGGCTTCAGCTCCTACATCGGAAGCCTTTACCTCGGAAACCTCTGTTTCTACTGCACCCTCCTTTTTCTCGCCATCGCAAGCCGCCATCAATGTGGCCAATGCGAAAATGCTCAGTGTTGTCTTTTTCATTATTCAGGTTTTAGTTTATGATATCTTTAATTTTGTTCCCTAATTTTATATAACGAAATGCACCCTTTAAATAATCAATATCAAAAGAACGCTGATCACCTGGTTACATTGCCTTTTATCTGTTCAGCATATTATTCAAAATCTAAGAGCATAAATATAATATTTTTAAACATATATTCGCTCTTTGTTTATTTTTTTTGATAAATAACTTATTGAATCGGTCTAAATCAAAGACGAAAATACCTCCCACCCTATTTTCGACCTGGTTAATGATACAAAAAATCAACTGCTCCTCTTCATCAAATCAATTAACTACTCTTTAACCGTTTGATTTAGTATCACGTAATATTTCTGGGGGATGATTTTCGACATGTTTTTATTAAAGGAAATTTCACACCGCTAAAACGATGGTTTTCCGCTATCCGCTCGAATGGGTTTTAGCGGGAATTTATGCGGAATAGTTAGGCCCATGCCGCTAAAACGGGAAACGTTGGATGGGCAACTTTACCATGAGCTTCACCCATGGCTAAGAATGTGTCGAGTTTTTCTCATAACTCCTCGTCATTTCGATTCCGATGGATATCGGAAGAAGCAATCTCCTCATACGTGCAATGCAAACACATCGAGATCACTTCACTCCGCTCGTGATGACAGATTATTTATTTATGAGACAGCCTCTGGCTTTCGAGCGTATATCAGACATAATGCTAACTACAAAACACCTTATATCTTGTGTTTCAGCTCTCCTCAGAATATACCATGGATAAAATGTGATCAAGTGATAATCATGAAGTCTTTATGCGAGGGCATGACAAATGCCCTTCTCTGCAGTCCACATTTCAAATGCGGACCAGATGATGAATTTAGTTTTCAGAGCAATGATACGCCGCCAAAGCCAACATGCACTTGGTGCCTTGATGTCTTTGTGACGTTTTTTTTCCGTGGTTTTGCCAATAAGTAAAACTGGCAGTCCCCAGCTTTTCCGCTTGATCCAAAAAACAATGCATGATCACTTCACCTGGTCAATAAAAAAATCCGGCAAACTTAACCGGATTTCGTAATGCTGTATTTTAATTGTGAAATCATTTCTGCCAAATCCTCTAATGTGACGGCCTTGTTCTTATCCTTCGGATTAGGGAAATCCGTACTGATAAAGGCCTTGGCCTCCCAAACTTCCTCTACCTCTTCACCGGGAATTTCATAAGGCTTATACATGTCGTTATCTGAAACCAAAAACAGCTTGCCATTTTCATCAAGGTAGTTAAAGACCCTTTTATAAACAATACCTTCTGAGGCCGTAATAAGAATGTAGGTTTTACCACTTCTGATCTGTGAAAGCTGCTCGATATATGCCCCCACGATCACCGTCCCTGACGGCAAGGGCAACATACTGTCCCCGCTAATTTCAAAGGCACGGTAAGTGGTGTTTTTGGCTAGATTGGGCAAATGGAACTGCGGGAGTTGCTGCATGTACTCTGGATCGGCATAACCGTTAAGGTAGCCCGCCGAGGCTTTTTGGGGAACCATCGTGATATTTTCGTTTTCCTCTTGATCCAGTGATACCGTCAACACCTTGATGTCCCGTTTTTGGGAAGCTCTTCTCCCCTTTTCCTCAATATCATGAAACAGCAATTCGTCGATGGAAACTGAGAGGATATCTCCTATTACTTTCAGCGTAGCCAATTTAGGTTCAGACCTCCCATCTTCATAAGCGGAAATCATCGTCCTTTTGATCCCTAATTGATCCGATAGGTTCTCTTGGGTCATTTGCTTTTGCTTCCTTAAATATCTTAGGTTTTTCCCTAGTAGCATTTTTAGTGATTGTTAAGCACTATAAAGATAAAAATTATGATCATCCCTCCACTGGCTTTTAAACGAAAACCGGTTTAAATCCATTTTCGATCGCTCCATCGATTCCATACGCTCACGGATTTCCTCGATAACATCAGAAACGGCCCGATCCCCATGAACCAACAAATAGCCATAACGTGGATGCACTTCATCTTCTACGAAGAATTTTACCTGATGGTTTCCAGAAGCAAGAAGCTTGCTTACGATTCTGATTTTGGGAGACTTTTCCATATGCCTTAAGTGTCTATTATGATTACGATTACAACCGCTAATCTATTGATGTTACTAATATAAACAAAATTAAGTTCATATAAACAACTAATATATGACGCTAATTGTCACAATAATTCCATCCTTCATCATGCAACTCCATTTTTCCGGTATAACAATGGATTATCGCCCTCCTGCTACCTTTATAGGTACCGCAAATCAGCTCATTTCCCCATTGATCCAAAAGCATCCTTAATCCTAAACCCATCCAACCTAATTTTGGTTATCATTAGTATAAACCTGACAAACGATGAAACCATTTAACTACATTCTTTTCTTATTTTTATGCCTATCGCCGTTGATAGCATCTGCCCAGTTGACCGTTTCTGGAAAAATTGTGGATGGCGAGAATGATGAGCCCCTGCTTTTTGCTCAAGTGGCACTTTTTGAAGCTGGTGGT comes from Echinicola vietnamensis DSM 17526 and encodes:
- a CDS encoding 3-keto-disaccharide hydrolase, which encodes MKYVKTFLLLVPIVVVLTAGGLAGKKEKLFNGKDLTGWTIYGTEKWYVEDGLLVCESGPDKGYGYLGTDKHYKDFELELEFKQGADGNSGVFIRSTVDGTKVSGWQVEVAPPGHDTGGIYESYGRGWLVKPEPEKDKALKFGEWNKMKIRVEGDRVTSWLNGTEMVNFADAKIGEGEGGICLQIHDGGGIKVYWRNIKLREL
- a CDS encoding DUF1080 domain-containing protein → MKKTTLSIFALATLMAACDGEKKEGAVETEVSEVKASDVGAEAKDNTLTEDEKSAGWQLLFDGRSAEGWRGYDAEELPSGWIIEDGNFIALGKGGDIGGDVVYGSEEFGEFELMVDWKIAEGGNSGIFYHIVDESTHEAPYNTAPEYQVIDQIGFPQKLEMWQSIGADYGMYTPDFEGAVKPAGEWNTTRIVFTEDKAEYYLNGKMTVSFDPWSEDWEKRKSEGKWKDYPDYGVAKSGFIGLQDHGAKTWYKNIKIRKL
- a CDS encoding XRE family transcriptional regulator, whose amino-acid sequence is MLLGKNLRYLRKQKQMTQENLSDQLGIKRTMISAYEDGRSEPKLATLKVIGDILSVSIDELLFHDIEEKGRRASQKRDIKVLTVSLDQEENENITMVPQKASAGYLNGYADPEYMQQLPQFHLPNLAKNTTYRAFEISGDSMLPLPSGTVIVGAYIEQLSQIRSGKTYILITASEGIVYKRVFNYLDENGKLFLVSDNDMYKPYEIPGEEVEEVWEAKAFISTDFPNPKDKNKAVTLEDLAEMISQLKYSITKSG